In Vibrio sp. FE10, the following are encoded in one genomic region:
- a CDS encoding c-type cytochrome: MKKLALILSLLASCSVWAQGSIEAGKAKSQTCVACHGADGNSLITQYPKLAGQHEKYLEKQLKELKLGMTSGGKQGRYEPVMGAMAMPLSEEDMADLAAYYASLPISNNSTPENVVDEGKVLYTAGNAERGVTACIACHGPRGNGTELSGFPKISGQHADYIKAQLEKFRDGSRNNDMNAMMRDVAKKLTDADIDTLSKYVGGLH; encoded by the coding sequence ATGAAGAAATTAGCGCTAATTTTGAGTCTTTTAGCCAGCTGCTCAGTATGGGCTCAAGGTAGTATTGAAGCTGGTAAAGCCAAATCACAAACATGTGTTGCCTGCCACGGTGCTGACGGCAACAGTCTGATCACGCAGTACCCTAAACTGGCTGGTCAACATGAGAAGTATTTAGAGAAGCAACTTAAAGAGCTTAAGCTAGGTATGACGAGTGGTGGTAAGCAAGGTCGTTATGAACCTGTAATGGGTGCAATGGCGATGCCTTTATCTGAAGAAGATATGGCTGACCTAGCGGCATACTACGCATCTCTACCTATCTCGAACAACTCTACACCTGAAAATGTTGTAGATGAAGGTAAGGTTCTTTACACCGCGGGTAACGCAGAACGTGGCGTAACGGCGTGTATTGCTTGTCACGGTCCACGTGGTAACGGTACCGAGCTTTCTGGTTTCCCTAAGATTTCAGGCCAACACGCAGATTACATCAAGGCTCAACTTGAGAAATTCCGCGATGGTAGCCGTAATAACGACATGAATGCGATGATGCGTGATGTAGCTAAAAAGTTAACAGACGCAGATATTGATACCTTATCGAAGTACGTTGGTGGTTTACACTAA
- the yihI gene encoding Der GTPase-activating protein YihI, producing MGRSKKSRKPGALGAPEPMVTRNRSESDVEGRERKRVKKRKGLKSGSRHSDGSEARQRKAAQDRDPRLGSKKKIPLIVEPAKKPTKQERKLSNEQELEMLENDAQLNTLLDRIENGENLGAGLQKFVDEKLDRIEHLMGRLGLLEPEDDEEEIFEEAPVVAKKKKASSDEDLLSQFEDIDLDSFKG from the coding sequence ATGGGTCGTAGTAAGAAATCAAGAAAGCCGGGAGCACTTGGCGCTCCTGAACCTATGGTAACAAGAAACCGTAGTGAATCTGATGTTGAAGGTCGTGAACGCAAGCGTGTTAAAAAGCGCAAAGGTCTTAAATCTGGCAGCCGTCACTCAGATGGTAGCGAAGCGAGACAGCGTAAAGCTGCACAAGATCGTGACCCTCGTTTAGGCAGCAAGAAAAAAATTCCGCTGATTGTTGAGCCTGCTAAGAAGCCGACGAAACAAGAGCGTAAGCTGTCTAACGAACAAGAGTTAGAGATGCTTGAGAATGATGCTCAACTGAACACATTGTTAGATCGTATCGAAAATGGTGAAAACCTAGGTGCTGGTCTACAGAAGTTCGTTGATGAGAAACTTGATCGTATCGAACACCTAATGGGCCGTCTAGGTCTGCTAGAGCCAGAAGACGATGAAGAAGAGATCTTCGAAGAAGCGCCTGTTGTCGCTAAGAAGAAGAAAGCAAGCTCTGACGAAGACTTGTTGTCTCAATTCGAAGATATCGATTTAGACAGCTTTAAAGGTTAA
- the hemN gene encoding oxygen-independent coproporphyrinogen III oxidase, whose product MSSKPVTTNQQIVWDQEILNKYNYSGPRYTSYPTALEFHEAFTVADYDMACTQYPERPLSLYVHIPFCHKLCYYCGCNKVITRHSHKADEYLDVIEHEIRQRASLLNGREVTQLHFGGGTPTFLTKAQITRLMLILRDEFNFTADAEISIEVDPREIELDVLDHLRSEGFNRLSIGVQDFNKEVQKLVNREQDEEFIIAMVQRAKELGFRSTNLDLIYGLPKQTQALFAETLKQVLEMKPGRLSVFNYAHMPQLFAAQRKIKDEDLPEPKEKMAILQDTIETLTGAGYQFIGMDHFALPEDELAVAQREGILHRNFQGYTTQGEADLIGFGVSAISMVGDAYAQNQKELKKYYAQVNDLRHALWKGVALDSDDLLRREVIKQLICNFKLDKTMIESEFSVNFNRYFKEDLGLLQTFVNDELVEVDDKEIRVTLRGRLLIRNICMCFDKYLRAKARQQQFSRVI is encoded by the coding sequence ATGTCGAGCAAGCCAGTAACAACGAATCAGCAAATCGTTTGGGATCAAGAAATCTTAAACAAGTATAACTATTCGGGACCTCGTTACACTTCATACCCAACTGCGTTGGAGTTTCATGAAGCGTTTACCGTCGCTGATTACGACATGGCGTGTACTCAGTACCCAGAGCGTCCTCTCTCTCTTTACGTGCATATCCCATTCTGTCACAAGCTTTGTTACTACTGTGGTTGTAACAAGGTCATTACTCGTCACTCGCATAAAGCCGATGAGTACTTGGATGTGATCGAACATGAGATTCGTCAGCGTGCTTCTTTACTGAATGGCCGCGAAGTGACTCAACTTCACTTCGGTGGTGGTACGCCAACATTCTTAACTAAAGCTCAAATTACTCGTTTGATGCTGATCCTACGTGATGAGTTTAACTTTACGGCTGATGCTGAAATCAGTATCGAAGTTGATCCACGTGAAATCGAATTAGATGTGCTTGATCACCTGCGTAGCGAAGGCTTTAACCGCCTGAGTATTGGTGTCCAAGACTTCAACAAAGAAGTGCAAAAGCTGGTTAACCGTGAGCAAGATGAAGAATTCATCATCGCGATGGTTCAGCGTGCCAAAGAGCTGGGTTTCCGTTCAACCAACCTAGACTTGATCTACGGTCTACCAAAGCAGACTCAAGCGTTATTTGCTGAAACATTGAAGCAAGTGCTAGAGATGAAACCGGGTCGTTTATCGGTGTTTAACTACGCGCACATGCCGCAACTGTTTGCTGCGCAGCGTAAGATTAAAGATGAAGACTTACCTGAGCCGAAAGAGAAGATGGCTATCCTACAAGATACCATTGAGACTTTAACGGGCGCGGGCTACCAGTTCATTGGTATGGATCACTTTGCTTTACCAGAAGACGAGCTAGCCGTTGCACAGCGTGAAGGTATTCTGCATCGTAACTTCCAAGGCTACACGACCCAAGGTGAAGCTGACCTAATTGGTTTCGGTGTTTCAGCTATCTCAATGGTCGGTGATGCTTACGCACAAAACCAAAAAGAGCTGAAGAAGTATTACGCACAAGTTAACGACCTTCGTCACGCGCTTTGGAAAGGTGTTGCTCTAGACAGTGACGACCTTCTACGTCGTGAAGTGATCAAGCAGCTTATCTGTAACTTCAAGCTTGATAAAACCATGATTGAATCTGAGTTCTCGGTTAACTTTAATCGTTACTTCAAAGAAGATTTAGGGCTACTGCAAACCTTCGTTAACGATGAGTTGGTTGAAGTCGACGACAAAGAAATCCGCGTGACTCTACGTGGTCGTTTGTTGATTCGTAATATCTGTATGTGTTTCGATAAGTACCTACGTGCTAAGGCTCGCCAACAGCAGTTCTCTCGCGTGATCTAA
- a CDS encoding class I SAM-dependent methyltransferase translates to MYTCPLCHHQGVNHYFEDKRRAYLQCQQCELVFVKPEQRLEAKEEKAHYDLHENDPSDAGYRRFLSRIADPLTDKISSNSQGLDFGCGPGPTLSIMLEEAGHTMELYDIYYHPETSVLEKTYDFMTATEVIEHLYHPDKVWQQWLNLVKPKGWIGLMTKLVIDVDAFAGWHYKNDPTHVVFFSRQTFQFLAERDKLELEFFGSDVILLRKVQ, encoded by the coding sequence ATGTATACTTGTCCCTTATGCCATCACCAAGGCGTGAATCACTATTTTGAAGACAAACGTAGAGCGTATCTACAATGTCAGCAATGTGAGCTGGTATTTGTTAAACCTGAACAAAGGTTAGAAGCAAAAGAAGAAAAAGCACACTATGATCTCCATGAGAACGATCCTAGTGATGCGGGCTACCGCCGCTTTTTATCTCGCATCGCGGATCCCTTAACAGACAAAATTTCATCTAACTCACAAGGGTTGGATTTTGGTTGTGGCCCAGGCCCTACGCTATCTATTATGTTAGAAGAAGCCGGACACACCATGGAGTTGTACGATATTTATTACCATCCAGAGACTTCTGTGTTGGAGAAAACGTATGACTTTATGACTGCTACCGAAGTGATAGAGCACCTTTATCACCCAGACAAAGTGTGGCAGCAATGGTTGAATTTAGTTAAACCCAAGGGCTGGATTGGTCTCATGACTAAGCTAGTAATAGACGTAGATGCGTTTGCTGGTTGGCACTATAAGAATGACCCGACACATGTCGTCTTCTTTAGTCGTCAAACATTCCAGTTTTTGGCCGAGCGGGATAAGCTCGAACTAGAATTTTTTGGAAGTGATGTAATTTTACTGAGGAAAGTGCAGTAA
- a CDS encoding DUF2489 domain-containing protein, which yields MNVTLLAIAGGIIILGLGSYAGYLLLQVKKQTELQKQHQALAIEKRNATIYDNVNTLCLAGIQGQCDLPEISIRVCIIMDNVQGDERVDFDSEYPALSELYHIVKDMARGDGRQELTKKERMQQNLTRHKAETRLNDAVIEDLKRLQEKVKPLNNQINIQMI from the coding sequence ATGAATGTAACCTTATTAGCAATTGCTGGTGGAATTATCATTCTCGGCTTGGGCTCTTATGCAGGTTACCTTCTACTTCAAGTGAAGAAGCAGACGGAGTTGCAAAAGCAGCATCAAGCACTTGCCATTGAAAAACGTAACGCAACGATTTACGACAACGTAAATACTTTGTGTTTAGCGGGTATTCAAGGCCAGTGTGATTTACCTGAGATCAGTATCCGAGTGTGTATCATTATGGATAATGTTCAGGGTGATGAGCGTGTCGATTTTGATTCTGAATATCCTGCTCTTTCTGAGCTGTACCATATCGTTAAAGATATGGCGCGCGGAGACGGAAGGCAGGAACTGACCAAGAAAGAACGCATGCAGCAGAATCTCACACGCCACAAGGCGGAGACTCGCTTGAATGATGCGGTTATCGAAGATTTGAAAAGGTTGCAGGAGAAGGTTAAGCCTCTCAACAATCAAATCAATATTCAGATGATCTAG